In Spea bombifrons isolate aSpeBom1 chromosome 5, aSpeBom1.2.pri, whole genome shotgun sequence, the sequence accccccctctgccccttcaaactacacccccccctctgccccttcaaactacaccccccccttaccttgttgccggagtcctgcggtgagagcgggaggcatccatcttctcgctctgccgcggtgccggaatttcatgttgagcgccggaatagtcacggagagtaaggggcgccgagcggttgctgagaactacacgagcaaccgctcagcgcccctgcccgggacttagattaaagcatcgtttttttttttgtttttttttttaactttatttaacatgaatgatgctaaataaagtttaaaaaaaacacgatgttttaagttaagtcccgggcaggcgcccctgctaccatggcgtcctgtgcggtcgcacaggtcgcacacccctaaggccggccctgaatggAATATTCAATGTGACTTTCCAAAtgtaaaggaaaatataaattgtTTCTACCATCTCCAAACACGTTTGAAACCCACACCCAACTTTCTCAACACAAAAACTTGGGAGAAAGTGGGAATTGCCATGTAGGCCAGGATTACACTTTTACATTACAGGaggttaaatgttatttaaagacAATGATATGACAGCATGTGCACATTCTTATAAAAGTGACCAGTGGTTTACAACATGAAACACTTTACAACACTTTtggtttaaattacattttattaggtatgtttcaaaatgaacacactgaaaGCACATTTTAAGATGGAGTATAATACAGTCAGTTTAATAATATCCCTGGTTCAGACCGGCCACTATAACTATAATGAATTTCCTCCAGGCGGCCTGGACCTGAGGGGTGAAAGCGGGtccctgtttggcagccagaaTAGTCTCCAGTACTGCTTCAAAACgctgtgaaagaaaaaaatacaaatcatacATAGGTTTTCACGCCATTCAAAATCTCAAAGCACTAGTATATTGTGTGGCCATGAAGGCATAATCTTAATTTTTCAATTGAATTGTTAATATTATGCTAGCATCCAATGCTAAGCATTAAAAGAACTTTAAAAATGAAGAGATTACAATTGAGTTGTGGAGCTCTTCTGTCTCATAATCATGATCACGTGGAACGTTGCCACTgaatcttttatggaaataagtataatatttcaaaatattgtttaatgttatggtTGCAGTCACTCAATGATGTAAGTAATCtatctattattaataataatatttatataccttGAAGTTGTCGGGGTCCAGAAGCAGCTTGTTGGTGTCGATATCACTGAGTTGGCGGAGAGAGCCATCGACATCATCCAAGTGTTGGATGGCATTGCCAATGGCACCCAGAACCTTCTTGCCATGGGCCTGCACTTTAACATTTTCAGAGATAGCAGTTTCATTGGACAGGTCTCCGAAAGAACTTAAATAACTCCGGGTCCAGGGGTAGACAACGAGCAGCCTGGAGTGATagaaaaacagtttttaaacaaaataattgtatacGAGACGCAGGTGTTAGTATATACTATGATATACTCTTAAATATAGTTTTAGTCAATAAATGTAGATAAACTTAGGTGTTAATAAGCTTAAATTATTGCATAAACCACTTTATATAATTgtacaggtattttttttttatctcatataACTCAATTAATATGCCTTATTGTgtcatatttttcatttgaagTAGACAATAGACATTTCATCAATACAGGGCTTTATTTCTGTGCAAGCACAgttttaaatatgaaacaatCATCATTGCAACCATTGAAACGCTCCTGCTAATTGCACCATAATTAGTACATCCAGCAGAATTACCCATTATAAATATAGACATGATGTGgccaaataatttatttaatttaaaactcATTATGAGCAACATTAAATACCTTTTGGTACTAAACAAACAGTTACTCAGTGCTAAAGAAAAGCATTGGGATAAGCCTACCCGTATCATGTACATATAAAATCAGTTAAAGGGTATGGAATATGGATAATGTAGAATAGTGCCACAGGTTTAATTTAGGAGTATAACAGATATGCATGTCTTCTATTGGTACAATTTGTACAATATTATAGCAAACTATTGCTGTTAATTACCTGGTCAGGGTGTCGCCGCCATCCTTGCTGATGTCAACCTTCTGCCACATGGATGTGATGGCGGCACGCTCTTCATGTGTAAAGTGAACCATGGTGACTGTTTGGGTTGGGGAGTGGCTAAGACTTAAGTGAGACGTGTCAAAAGCTCTGAGAACCACAGTCAGGCTCCTTGGCTTTTAAAGGAGAACTAGTTATGTCCCACCTATTATTactacataattatatatatattatatatctaattACTAGTTATGTAATTGTGCTGTGTTTACAGTTGCTCCATCCAACATTTAGCCTTCACTGATAACATAATCCATACAACTGACCTTGCTTGTTTGTATCATGCCTGTTCCATGCAGAATTTTATCTTTCTGGATTCACAGTGGATGATGCTGATCTCACAGTCTTATAAAACACAAGT encodes:
- the LOC128497755 gene encoding hemoglobin subunit beta-2-like, with amino-acid sequence MVHFTHEERAAITSMWQKVDISKDGGDTLTRLLVVYPWTRSYLSSFGDLSNETAISENVKVQAHGKKVLGAIGNAIQHLDDVDGSLRQLSDIDTNKLLLDPDNFKRFEAVLETILAAKQGPAFTPQVQAAWRKFIIVIVAGLNQGYY